A single region of the Felis catus isolate Fca126 chromosome F2, F.catus_Fca126_mat1.0, whole genome shotgun sequence genome encodes:
- the HGH1 gene encoding protein HGH1 homolog produces the protein MEEARTGAGALASGLASAGSPMPEAGLEAEVAKLLPFLAPGARADLQAEAARHVLELTGSGPGRTLLAGQAALLRALVELAAAPAPAPARDAARALVNLAAEPGLHEPLLQAEPELPARLLGRALDPQWPWAEEAAAVLANLSREPAPCAALMAALEVAEPGESGLGRLVRALCTPGYNARAPLHYLGPMLSNLSQRPAARAFLLDPDRCVVQRLLPLTQFPDSSVRRGGVVGTLRNCCFEHRHHEWLLGPEVDILPFLLLPLAGPEDFSEEEMERLPVDLQYLPPDKQREPDADIRKMLIEAIMLLTATAPGRQQVRNQGAYLILRELHSWEPEPDVRVACEKLIQVLIGDEPEQGMENLLEVQVPEDVEQQLRRLDRQEQEQHTRERSEELAPEPRAGGATPT, from the exons ATGGAGGAGGCCAGGACTGGCGCGGGCGCGTTGGCTAGTGGGCTAGCTTCCGCAGGGTCGCCGATGCCGGAGGCCGGCCTGGAGGCGGAGGTGGCGAAGCTGCTGCCCTTCCTGGCGCCCGGGGCGCGGGCGGACCTGCAGGCGGAGGCGGCGCGGCACGTGCTGGAGCTGACCGGCTCCGGGCCCGGTCGGACGCTGCTGGCCGGCCAGGCGGCTCTGCTGCGGGCGCTGGTCGAGCTGgccgcggccccggccccggccccggcgcgCGACGCCGCTCGCGCCCTCGTCAACCTCGCTGCCGAGCCCGGCCTGCACGAGCCGTTGCTGCAGGCCGAGCCCGAGCTGCCTGCCCGCCTGCTGGGCCGCGCGTTGGATCCACAGTGGCCCTGGGCCGAGGAGGCGGCCGCCGTGCTGGCCAACCTCAGCCGAGAGCCCGCGCCGTGTGCCGCGCTGATGGCAGCGCTGGAGGTCGCGGAGCCGGGGGAGTCAGGCCTGGGGCGGCTGGTGCGCGCGCTGTGCACGCCTGGCTACAACGCCCGCGCGCCCCTGCATTACCTGGGGCCAATGCTCTCCAACCTCAGCCAGCGTCCCGCGGCGCGCGCCTTCCTGCTGGACCCCGACAG GTGCGTGGTCCAGCGGCTGCTGCCCCTTACCCAATTCCCAGACTCCTCCGTGCgcaggggcggggtggtggggacTCTCCGAAACTGCTGCTTCGAGCATC gacACCACGAGTGGTTGCTTGGGCCCGAGGTGGACATTCTCCCTTTCTTGCTGCTGCCCCTGGCTGGCCCCGAGGACTTCTCCGAGGAGGAGATGGAGC GGCTGCCTGTTGACCTGCAGTACCTGCCGCCAGACAAGCAGAGGGAGCCTGATGCCGACATCCGAAAGATGCTCATTGAAGCCATCATGCTG CTGACAGCCACAGCACCTGGTCGGCAGCAGGTGAGGAACCAGGGAGCCTACCTGATCCTGCGTGAGCTACACAGCTGGGAGCCGGAGCCCGACGTGCGGGTGGCCTGCGAGAAACTCATTCAG GTGCTCATTGGGGATGAGCCAGAGCAGGGCATGGAAAACCTCCTGGAGGTGCAGGTGCCTGAAGACGTGGAGCAGCAGCTGCGGCGGCTGGACCGCCAGGAGCAGGAACAGCACACCCGGGAGCGGTCAGAGGAGCTGGCTCCGGAGCCACGAGCTGGAGGGGCTACACCCACCTGA
- the LOC101094985 gene encoding testis-specific serine/threonine-protein kinase 5-like isoform X3, translating into MEQVRECRDNGYLLSSRKIGSGAFSKVYLACATCERMQHAKLASDPRGKHHAMGLWSTHNGHPPPLRVAIKIISTAEAPVEFSQKFLPREISSLNATYKHLNVVQLYETYQNSQRSYLVLELAARGDLLEHINWVSERRCSPGLDEEEARRLFWQLVSAVAHCRSSGIVHRDLKCENTLLDDRGLLKLTYFGFASHWGLKSSLPSTFCGSVAYTAPEILMSKYNGEQADLWSLGIILYAMVTGKLPFKEHQTHRMLHLMHHGPIFRLGMSPECRDLIRGLLQLRPCARLGLQQLAAHCWMLPATHALSGTTLRMPPGRVGALGRGCGQVAGPSAPLLIPHCCQLRRSQLSLSTRSPAETRSLRGGAPGTASGPPPGPQRPTQEVQALPSWGSGARGQPAWG; encoded by the exons ATGGAGCAGGTGCGTGAATGCAGGGACAATGGCTACCTGCTCTCTTCCAGGAAGATTGGCTCTGGGGCCTTCTCCAAAGTCTACCTGGCCTGTGCCACATGTGAGCGCATGCAGCACGCCAAGCTGGCCTCCGACCCGCGGGGCAAGCACCATGCCATG GGGCTGTGGTCTACACACAacggccaccccccacccctgcgggTGGCTATCAAGATCATCTCCACTGCCGAGGCCCCTGTGGAGTTTTCCCAAAAGTTCCTGCCTCGTGAAATATCATCACTCAATGCTACCTATAAGCACCTGAATGTG GTGCAGCTGTACGAGACCTACCAGAACAGCCAGCGCTCCTACTTGGTGCTGGAGCTGGCAGCCCGCGGCGACCTGTTGGAACACATCAACTGGGTGTCGGAACGCCGCTGCAGCCCGGGGCTGGATGAGGAGGAGGCCCGCAGACTGTTCTGGCAGCTCGTCAGTGCCGTGGCCCACTGCCGCAGCTCCGGCATTGTGCATCG GGATCTAAAGTGCGAGAATACCCTCCTAGATGACCGAGGCCTCCTAAAGCTGACCT ACTTTGGCTTCGCCAGCCATTGGGGCCTCAAGAGCTCGCTGCCGAGCACCTTCTGTGGCTCCGTGGCCTATACAGCCCCGGAGATCCTCATGAGCAAGTACAATGGGGAGCAGGCTGACCTGTGGAGCCT GGGCATCATCCTTTATGCCATGGTGACCGGGAAGCTGCCCTTCAAGGAGCACCAGACCCACCGCATGCTGCACCTGATGCACCATGGCCCCATCTTCAGGCTGGGCATGTCCCCAG AGTGCCGGGACCTGATCCGGGGCCTGCTGCAGCTTCGCCCGTGTGCGCGCCTGGGCCTGCAGCAGCTGGCCGCGCACTGCTGGATGCTGCCCGCCACGCACGCGCTCTCTGGCACCACGCTCAGGATGCCGCCAGGTAGGGTGGGGGCCCTGGGAAGGGGGTGTGGGCAGGTGGCTGGCCCCTCGGCGCCCCTCCTGATCCCCCACTGCTGTCAGTTGCGGAGAAGCCAGCTAAGCTTGAGCACTCGGAGCCCGGCAGAGACTCGGAGCCTCCGAGGCGGCGCCCCCGGCACTGCTTCCGGGCCTCCGCCTGGGCCGCAGAGGCCGACCCAAGAGGTGCAGGCTCTGCCCAGCTGGGGCTCTGGAGCGCGAGGACAGCCAGCCTGGGGGTAG
- the LOC101094985 gene encoding testis-specific serine/threonine-protein kinase 5-like isoform X1, which produces MEQVRECRDNGYLLSSRKIGSGAFSKVYLACATCERMQHAKLASDPRGKHHAMGLWSTHNGHPPPLRVAIKIISTAEAPVEFSQKFLPREISSLNATYKHLNVVQLYETYQNSQRSYLVLELAARGDLLEHINWVSERRCSPGLDEEEARRLFWQLVSAVAHCRSSGIVHRGIILYAMVTGKLPFKEHQTHRMLHLMHHGPIFRLGMSPECRDLIRGLLQLRPCARLGLQQLAAHCWMLPATHALSGTTLRMPPGRVGALGRGCGQVAGPSAPLLIPHCCQLRRSQLSLSTRSPAETRSLRGGAPGTASGPPPGPQRPTQEVQALPSWGSGARGQPAWG; this is translated from the exons ATGGAGCAGGTGCGTGAATGCAGGGACAATGGCTACCTGCTCTCTTCCAGGAAGATTGGCTCTGGGGCCTTCTCCAAAGTCTACCTGGCCTGTGCCACATGTGAGCGCATGCAGCACGCCAAGCTGGCCTCCGACCCGCGGGGCAAGCACCATGCCATG GGGCTGTGGTCTACACACAacggccaccccccacccctgcgggTGGCTATCAAGATCATCTCCACTGCCGAGGCCCCTGTGGAGTTTTCCCAAAAGTTCCTGCCTCGTGAAATATCATCACTCAATGCTACCTATAAGCACCTGAATGTG GTGCAGCTGTACGAGACCTACCAGAACAGCCAGCGCTCCTACTTGGTGCTGGAGCTGGCAGCCCGCGGCGACCTGTTGGAACACATCAACTGGGTGTCGGAACGCCGCTGCAGCCCGGGGCTGGATGAGGAGGAGGCCCGCAGACTGTTCTGGCAGCTCGTCAGTGCCGTGGCCCACTGCCGCAGCTCCGGCATTGTGCATCG GGGCATCATCCTTTATGCCATGGTGACCGGGAAGCTGCCCTTCAAGGAGCACCAGACCCACCGCATGCTGCACCTGATGCACCATGGCCCCATCTTCAGGCTGGGCATGTCCCCAG AGTGCCGGGACCTGATCCGGGGCCTGCTGCAGCTTCGCCCGTGTGCGCGCCTGGGCCTGCAGCAGCTGGCCGCGCACTGCTGGATGCTGCCCGCCACGCACGCGCTCTCTGGCACCACGCTCAGGATGCCGCCAGGTAGGGTGGGGGCCCTGGGAAGGGGGTGTGGGCAGGTGGCTGGCCCCTCGGCGCCCCTCCTGATCCCCCACTGCTGTCAGTTGCGGAGAAGCCAGCTAAGCTTGAGCACTCGGAGCCCGGCAGAGACTCGGAGCCTCCGAGGCGGCGCCCCCGGCACTGCTTCCGGGCCTCCGCCTGGGCCGCAGAGGCCGACCCAAGAGGTGCAGGCTCTGCCCAGCTGGGGCTCTGGAGCGCGAGGACAGCCAGCCTGGGGGTAG
- the LOC101094985 gene encoding testis-specific serine/threonine-protein kinase 5-like isoform X2: MEQVRECRDNGYLLSSRKIGSGAFSKVYLACATCERMQHAKLASDPRGKHHAMGLWSTHNGHPPPLRVAIKIISTAEAPVEFSQKFLPREISSLNATYKHLNVVQLYETYQNSQRSYLVLELAARGDLLEHINWVSERRCSPGLDEEEARRLFWQLVSAVAHCRSSGIVHRGIILYAMVTGKLPFKEHQTHRMLHLMHHGPIFRLGMSPECRDLIRGLLQLRPCARLGLQQLAAHCWMLPATHALSGTTLRMPPVAEKPAKLEHSEPGRDSEPPRRRPRHCFRASAWAAEADPRGAGSAQLGLWSARTASLGVGASR, translated from the exons ATGGAGCAGGTGCGTGAATGCAGGGACAATGGCTACCTGCTCTCTTCCAGGAAGATTGGCTCTGGGGCCTTCTCCAAAGTCTACCTGGCCTGTGCCACATGTGAGCGCATGCAGCACGCCAAGCTGGCCTCCGACCCGCGGGGCAAGCACCATGCCATG GGGCTGTGGTCTACACACAacggccaccccccacccctgcgggTGGCTATCAAGATCATCTCCACTGCCGAGGCCCCTGTGGAGTTTTCCCAAAAGTTCCTGCCTCGTGAAATATCATCACTCAATGCTACCTATAAGCACCTGAATGTG GTGCAGCTGTACGAGACCTACCAGAACAGCCAGCGCTCCTACTTGGTGCTGGAGCTGGCAGCCCGCGGCGACCTGTTGGAACACATCAACTGGGTGTCGGAACGCCGCTGCAGCCCGGGGCTGGATGAGGAGGAGGCCCGCAGACTGTTCTGGCAGCTCGTCAGTGCCGTGGCCCACTGCCGCAGCTCCGGCATTGTGCATCG GGGCATCATCCTTTATGCCATGGTGACCGGGAAGCTGCCCTTCAAGGAGCACCAGACCCACCGCATGCTGCACCTGATGCACCATGGCCCCATCTTCAGGCTGGGCATGTCCCCAG AGTGCCGGGACCTGATCCGGGGCCTGCTGCAGCTTCGCCCGTGTGCGCGCCTGGGCCTGCAGCAGCTGGCCGCGCACTGCTGGATGCTGCCCGCCACGCACGCGCTCTCTGGCACCACGCTCAGGATGCCGCCAG TTGCGGAGAAGCCAGCTAAGCTTGAGCACTCGGAGCCCGGCAGAGACTCGGAGCCTCCGAGGCGGCGCCCCCGGCACTGCTTCCGGGCCTCCGCCTGGGCCGCAGAGGCCGACCCAAGAGGTGCAGGCTCTGCCCAGCTGGGGCTCTGGAGCGCGAGGACAGCCAGCCTGGGGGTAGGCGCCTCCAGGTAG